The following are encoded together in the Cohaesibacter gelatinilyticus genome:
- the ugpB gene encoding sn-glycerol-3-phosphate ABC transporter substrate-binding protein UgpB, translating to MKMSRKVACLLGASMLAGLVSPALAATEVQWWHAMGGTNGERVNKIANDFNATQSDYKIVPVYKGNYTETMTAAIAAFRAKQQPHIVQVFEVGTATMMAAKGAVYPVEKLMADSGEAFDKSQYLPAVISYYQTPEGELLSMPFNSSTPVLWYNKDALKKAGADVPKTWDDVKAVSKKLVDSGMKCGLSFGWQSWVMIENFSAWHNIEMGTKENGFAGFDTEFTFNNDKVANRLDDIAAMSKDKSFVYGGRRGDSLPLFTNGECGMWMNSSAYYGSIKGQAKFEFGQTMLPLDTKVADKPQNSIIGGATLWVLQGHESEEYKGVAKFMTYLSSPEVQAWWHQETGYVPITTPAYELSKKQGFYDKNPGTDTAIQQLSLNTPTAASRGLRFGSFVQVRDIINEEMEALWNGSKDAKTALDDAKKRGDALLRKFERSAK from the coding sequence ATGAAAATGTCTCGCAAAGTTGCATGTCTGCTGGGAGCCAGCATGCTCGCCGGTCTCGTTTCTCCTGCATTGGCTGCTACCGAAGTTCAGTGGTGGCACGCAATGGGCGGCACCAATGGTGAACGCGTCAACAAAATCGCCAATGATTTCAACGCAACCCAGTCTGACTATAAAATTGTACCTGTCTACAAAGGCAACTACACCGAAACCATGACTGCCGCGATTGCTGCTTTCCGTGCGAAACAGCAACCACATATCGTGCAGGTCTTTGAGGTTGGCACTGCAACAATGATGGCTGCCAAAGGCGCCGTATATCCAGTTGAAAAACTAATGGCCGACTCTGGCGAAGCTTTCGACAAATCCCAATACCTGCCTGCAGTGATCTCTTACTATCAGACCCCTGAAGGCGAACTGCTCTCCATGCCGTTCAACAGCTCCACTCCGGTTCTGTGGTACAACAAAGACGCCCTGAAAAAGGCTGGTGCTGATGTTCCTAAAACCTGGGACGATGTGAAAGCTGTTTCCAAGAAGCTTGTCGACAGCGGCATGAAATGTGGCCTGTCGTTCGGTTGGCAGTCCTGGGTCATGATCGAGAACTTCTCCGCATGGCATAATATTGAAATGGGCACCAAGGAAAATGGCTTTGCCGGTTTTGACACCGAGTTCACCTTCAACAATGACAAGGTTGCAAACCGTCTCGACGATATTGCTGCCATGTCCAAAGACAAATCCTTTGTCTATGGCGGTCGTCGTGGTGACTCCTTGCCATTGTTCACCAATGGTGAATGCGGCATGTGGATGAACTCTTCCGCTTACTATGGCTCCATCAAGGGTCAGGCCAAATTCGAATTCGGTCAGACCATGTTGCCTCTGGATACCAAGGTTGCTGACAAGCCACAGAACTCCATCATCGGCGGTGCAACTCTTTGGGTTCTGCAAGGCCATGAGAGTGAAGAATATAAAGGCGTGGCCAAATTCATGACCTACCTGTCTTCTCCAGAAGTACAGGCTTGGTGGCATCAGGAAACCGGCTATGTTCCGATCACCACTCCTGCTTACGAACTGTCCAAGAAACAAGGTTTCTACGACAAGAACCCGGGCACGGATACTGCTATTCAGCAGCTGAGCCTGAACACGCCAACTGCTGCTTCTCGCGGTCTGCGGTTCGGTAGCTTCGTTCAGGTTCGTGACATCATCAACGAAGAGATGGAAGCGCTCTGGAACGGCTCCAAGGATGCAAAAACCGCTCTGGATGATGCCAAGAAGCGTGGTGATGCGTTGCTGCGTAAATTCGAGCGCTCTGCCAAATAA
- a CDS encoding LysR substrate-binding domain-containing protein, protein MLQVRQLEAFRAVALTGNVTLAGQQLGISQPAVSRLINSLVQSLGFPVLVREGGRLVPTHEARFLLDEIDRVMAGLRNIEQMSKEIHERKVGHVRVACLPGFATTHLPGIIAQFLKERPGVTLALEPDRPERILDWIISQQYDLGITADYHDHPVIESIPLMMRTVAILPLNHRLKDKEQITPRDLDGEPFIHTRRASRFFNLVKTAFESSGARLNSLIETRQFGAACRIVANGVGVSVVSIIDALEYEKEGLIIKPFSPVIPHEVHILYPTHTPRSMVTMEFIDMFVSSLDDYQVRTTRK, encoded by the coding sequence ATGCTTCAAGTCAGACAATTGGAAGCCTTCCGTGCAGTGGCGCTCACAGGCAATGTTACCCTTGCTGGTCAACAACTTGGCATCTCTCAACCCGCTGTGAGCAGGTTGATCAATTCATTAGTCCAGAGCCTTGGGTTTCCTGTTCTGGTGCGTGAAGGCGGGCGGCTGGTACCCACGCATGAGGCGCGTTTCCTTCTTGATGAAATTGATCGTGTCATGGCCGGCTTGCGCAACATCGAACAGATGTCCAAAGAGATCCATGAACGTAAGGTTGGCCATGTTCGCGTTGCCTGCCTTCCTGGTTTTGCGACTACCCATCTTCCTGGCATCATCGCTCAGTTTTTGAAGGAACGCCCTGGCGTTACCTTGGCACTGGAACCTGATCGTCCTGAGAGGATCCTCGATTGGATTATCTCGCAACAATATGACTTGGGTATTACAGCCGACTATCACGATCATCCGGTGATTGAATCAATTCCGCTCATGATGCGAACGGTTGCGATACTGCCCCTCAATCATCGATTGAAAGACAAAGAACAAATCACCCCCAGGGACCTGGATGGAGAACCTTTCATCCATACAAGACGAGCCAGCAGATTTTTCAATCTGGTCAAAACAGCCTTTGAATCCTCTGGTGCAAGGCTGAACTCATTGATTGAAACACGGCAGTTTGGTGCTGCGTGCAGGATTGTTGCCAATGGAGTAGGGGTGAGCGTAGTCTCTATTATTGATGCTCTGGAATATGAGAAGGAAGGTTTGATCATCAAACCTTTTTCTCCGGTGATCCCACATGAAGTACATATTCTCTATCCAACTCACACTCCGCGCTCCATGGTTACCATGGAATTCATTGATATGTTTGTGAGCAGTCTGGATGATTATCAGGTCCGAACGACCAGAAAATAG
- a CDS encoding sulfite exporter TauE/SafE family protein: protein MQLDYDLWQIIAIILTYLSAAFAKGISGLGFSTMCLPFLAMTVGLKDALSLVIIPSVLANLIIMHGAGQFTQTIQRFHLMLLATIPGLLIGLWILDVIDGGMAGALLGGILIIWCLVSFAKPDFRLKPSLENPLGVISGFLTGVVNGLTGSQVMPSLPYLMALGLNRQMFVQAMNCSFTLSSFVMALGLMKLDLFSIDAVLVSLIGTFFAFLGLKLGESYRSRLSTEMFRRTVLVMLSMMGASLIIRTIF from the coding sequence ATGCAATTGGATTATGACCTTTGGCAAATTATTGCGATAATCCTGACATATTTGTCAGCTGCATTTGCGAAAGGTATTTCTGGTCTTGGCTTTTCAACTATGTGCCTGCCATTCCTTGCAATGACAGTGGGTCTCAAAGACGCTCTGTCGTTGGTGATCATTCCTTCCGTCTTGGCCAATCTCATTATCATGCATGGTGCTGGTCAGTTCACGCAAACCATACAGCGGTTTCATCTGATGTTGCTGGCGACGATCCCTGGACTATTGATTGGTCTTTGGATTTTGGACGTTATTGATGGTGGCATGGCTGGAGCTCTACTTGGTGGTATTCTGATCATCTGGTGTCTGGTTTCCTTTGCGAAGCCTGATTTCCGCTTGAAACCTTCTTTGGAAAATCCGTTAGGTGTCATCAGTGGCTTTCTGACCGGCGTCGTGAATGGGCTAACCGGATCTCAAGTCATGCCTTCTTTACCTTACCTGATGGCTCTCGGGTTGAACCGTCAGATGTTTGTACAGGCAATGAACTGTAGTTTCACGCTCTCGAGCTTCGTTATGGCTTTGGGTTTGATGAAGTTGGACTTGTTTTCAATAGATGCGGTTCTAGTCTCACTTATTGGAACATTCTTTGCATTCCTCGGTCTTAAGCTTGGGGAGAGCTATCGAAGCCGCCTATCCACCGAGATGTTTAGACGAACAGTTCTTGTGATGCTTTCAATGATGGGCGCTAGCTTGATCATACGAACGATCTTTTAA
- a CDS encoding ABC transporter substrate-binding protein — translation MITRRSLLGYTSSIIGSSLLLGAGSSIATAANAASALTLYGPPVGPSVTLAYMAKQGLLSKAAGGTVDFEIYKSPDVLRANFVSGDWKLAVTPSYVAANLANKGLPVKMLNIMTWGMLYVLSFDEAIKKPEDLVGETVGMFFRNDMPDLVFGRVMEEKGLKVGTDYKLHYVGTPFEALQLLLSGRIKHCVLPEPAATAGMVKGKKLGKKLYRSLDLAKEWASVTGGEGRFPMAGAMVHQDLLDKNPALIEEFQKQAMEGTKWVQGNPMEAAKVAAETMPLPAPVIAKSIPHTHLTMERASDIRNELETFYGLLAEKNPAIIGGKLPDASFYL, via the coding sequence ATGATCACTCGTCGGTCCTTGCTCGGCTATACTTCATCCATCATCGGCTCTAGTCTGCTTTTGGGGGCGGGCAGTTCTATTGCAACTGCAGCCAATGCTGCCAGTGCGCTAACCCTTTATGGGCCTCCAGTTGGGCCATCTGTCACGCTGGCCTATATGGCCAAACAGGGTTTGCTGAGCAAAGCTGCAGGCGGTACGGTTGATTTCGAAATCTATAAATCCCCTGATGTATTGCGCGCCAATTTTGTTTCTGGTGATTGGAAACTGGCGGTCACTCCATCTTATGTCGCTGCCAATCTGGCCAACAAAGGCCTTCCGGTAAAAATGCTCAACATCATGACGTGGGGCATGCTCTATGTTCTGAGTTTTGATGAAGCCATCAAAAAGCCGGAAGATCTGGTGGGCGAGACTGTAGGCATGTTCTTCCGCAATGATATGCCGGATCTGGTCTTTGGCAGAGTGATGGAAGAAAAAGGGCTGAAGGTCGGAACCGACTATAAACTCCACTATGTTGGTACTCCGTTTGAAGCTCTGCAATTGCTGCTGTCTGGCCGTATCAAACATTGCGTTCTGCCTGAGCCTGCAGCGACTGCAGGCATGGTCAAAGGTAAGAAGTTAGGCAAAAAGCTGTATCGCTCGCTGGATCTGGCCAAGGAGTGGGCATCTGTGACTGGTGGGGAAGGGCGCTTCCCAATGGCAGGCGCCATGGTGCATCAGGATTTGCTGGATAAGAATCCGGCACTGATCGAAGAATTCCAGAAACAGGCTATGGAAGGCACCAAATGGGTACAGGGCAATCCCATGGAAGCGGCCAAGGTTGCGGCCGAGACCATGCCTCTGCCGGCACCTGTCATCGCCAAATCTATTCCTCATACGCACCTGACCATGGAGCGGGCTAGCGATATCCGCAATGAGCTTGAAACCTTCTATGGTCTGCTGGCTGAAAAGAACCCGGCCATCATTGGCGGCAAGCTGCCTGACGCCAGCTTCTATCTGTAA
- a CDS encoding ABC transporter permease: MIAKTGSFIARIWSGWGTLAGVFMIIALWQVGYESFGALVLPDPLQSFSQLLTIFQQSEGLDYIAITARRAMIGFALASLIGACIGLLAGWSNTLAILCRPFLTVMLGVPPIAWIVLALLWFGGSDGTPVFTVFISTVPLVFAGALQGIRMRDATLDEMADSFEIPWWDKVWHVQIPQVISYLFPAWATALGLSWKVVVMAELLSSSEGIGAGLAEARVNIDTVTTMSWIVAVVGLLLFLEGFFLNPIKEHVEGWRNDV; this comes from the coding sequence ATGATAGCGAAAACCGGCTCATTCATTGCCCGGATCTGGTCCGGCTGGGGAACTTTGGCTGGGGTCTTCATGATCATTGCATTGTGGCAAGTTGGTTATGAGAGCTTCGGCGCGCTCGTTCTTCCTGATCCCCTACAGTCCTTCTCACAATTGTTGACGATCTTTCAGCAATCCGAAGGGCTGGACTATATCGCCATTACTGCCCGTAGAGCCATGATCGGCTTTGCATTGGCCAGTTTGATTGGTGCTTGCATCGGTTTGCTTGCAGGATGGTCCAATACATTGGCCATCCTGTGCCGCCCATTTCTGACTGTCATGCTGGGCGTGCCGCCCATTGCTTGGATCGTGCTGGCGCTTCTCTGGTTCGGCGGCAGCGATGGTACGCCTGTCTTTACTGTTTTCATTTCCACTGTGCCCTTGGTTTTCGCCGGAGCTTTGCAAGGCATCCGAATGCGGGATGCTACATTGGATGAGATGGCAGATAGCTTCGAAATTCCCTGGTGGGACAAGGTTTGGCATGTCCAGATCCCACAAGTCATCTCTTACTTGTTCCCAGCTTGGGCTACTGCACTCGGTCTCAGCTGGAAGGTGGTTGTTATGGCAGAGCTTCTCTCATCCAGCGAAGGTATTGGTGCAGGCCTGGCAGAGGCGAGAGTGAATATCGATACCGTCACCACCATGTCCTGGATCGTTGCTGTTGTTGGCCTGTTGCTGTTTCTGGAAGGCTTCTTTCTCAATCCCATAAAAGAGCATGTGGAGGGTTGGAGAAATGATGTTTGA
- a CDS encoding ABC transporter ATP-binding protein — translation MMFDPGRLETAQDVSSPDPVLKVKITDHRYHPLQQVLDECALGINKGEIVSLIGPSGCGKSTFLKIAAGLLEPSEGKVVSKTKDSAVLFQEHRLLPWKTLIDNMSFGFRGRTIPSDEKARRLRKAAQIMGFSDEDMVKYPSELSGGMRQRAALARALMIEPDLLFLDEPFSALDIGRRREMYRLLLGEVRQRNCTVLMVTHDVFEALSLSDRVIIMSPDPGAFLKEIKVSIPLEERTRHMVADLEAELLCDSEVAELFRMHDWDQVL, via the coding sequence ATGATGTTTGACCCTGGAAGACTAGAGACAGCGCAGGATGTTTCATCGCCCGATCCTGTTTTGAAAGTCAAAATAACTGATCATCGCTACCATCCGTTGCAACAAGTGCTTGATGAATGTGCACTCGGTATCAATAAAGGTGAGATTGTCAGTCTTATTGGGCCCTCGGGCTGTGGCAAGTCAACATTTCTTAAAATTGCTGCCGGGCTGTTGGAGCCAAGCGAAGGCAAAGTGGTGAGCAAGACAAAAGATAGTGCTGTCCTGTTTCAGGAGCATCGTCTTTTGCCTTGGAAGACATTGATCGACAATATGAGCTTCGGCTTCAGAGGGCGCACAATCCCTTCCGATGAGAAAGCAAGGCGTCTCAGAAAAGCCGCCCAGATCATGGGTTTTTCCGACGAAGATATGGTGAAATATCCATCCGAACTGTCAGGTGGAATGCGTCAGCGTGCGGCTCTTGCCCGTGCTCTGATGATAGAACCGGACTTACTCTTTCTGGATGAACCATTCAGTGCCTTGGATATTGGCAGACGCCGGGAAATGTATCGCTTGCTGCTTGGTGAAGTGCGTCAACGAAATTGCACAGTTTTGATGGTGACCCATGATGTGTTTGAAGCGCTTTCCTTGAGTGACCGCGTCATTATCATGTCTCCCGACCCAGGGGCGTTCTTGAAAGAAATCAAGGTCAGTATCCCTTTGGAAGAGCGCACACGCCATATGGTCGCGGATCTGGAAGCAGAATTGCTGTGTGATAGCGAAGTAGCGGAATTGTTCAGAATGCATGATTGGGATCAGGTACTATGA
- a CDS encoding NnrS family protein, whose amino-acid sequence MSEGILQPTEQPQEQIRFIDHPVFSDGFRVFFPLAALSALGLILFWGLSLSGLISIEASLSPLALHRYDMIFGFLVAAMAGFLTTAVPSWSKTSPVAGWELFGLGLLWLAGRFAFWGSDWVPVWLAFSLHFAFLIALAIRILPPLWTAKMRHLIWPVILLAIAQGISVVGYVSDGIVINAQWVLSFDTGLAMAEGAFAIMVLTALAPISTVIVNHALDQRDDGVKFIPRPPFRRAAMLCLGLYTLARMGQASDGLQGWLALAASCSVLNILQDWHMKGALGTSFSKSLYLVYWFLAVGLALQGLSLLELVPVEALVAGRHMLFIGGFSLATLMVLIIAGTRHTGRSLAPYPLFIASILTLVMACVARSVLPLVLPDIDWMMLAWICFALSFAFYLRQITPWILAENVND is encoded by the coding sequence ATGAGTGAAGGTATCCTGCAGCCAACGGAGCAGCCACAAGAGCAGATACGATTCATTGATCATCCGGTTTTCTCTGATGGTTTTCGGGTTTTCTTCCCGCTTGCAGCACTCAGCGCCCTTGGTCTTATCCTTTTTTGGGGATTGAGCTTATCCGGTTTGATCTCGATTGAGGCTTCACTAAGTCCACTGGCCTTGCATCGCTATGACATGATCTTTGGTTTTCTGGTTGCAGCTATGGCAGGCTTTCTGACCACGGCTGTACCATCCTGGAGCAAAACATCTCCAGTGGCTGGCTGGGAGTTATTTGGATTGGGGCTCCTTTGGTTGGCGGGTAGATTTGCTTTCTGGGGGTCTGATTGGGTGCCAGTATGGCTTGCCTTCAGTTTGCACTTTGCGTTTTTGATTGCACTGGCAATCCGCATTTTGCCACCGCTTTGGACTGCCAAAATGCGTCATCTGATCTGGCCTGTAATTCTGCTGGCTATAGCACAAGGCATTAGTGTGGTCGGATATGTGTCTGATGGCATCGTGATAAACGCGCAATGGGTATTGAGCTTTGATACCGGCCTTGCAATGGCCGAAGGGGCTTTCGCCATCATGGTGCTTACCGCTCTTGCTCCAATTTCGACGGTTATTGTCAATCATGCGCTGGATCAGCGCGATGATGGTGTGAAGTTCATTCCGCGTCCCCCATTTCGCCGCGCTGCTATGCTCTGCCTTGGTCTTTATACGCTGGCGCGTATGGGGCAGGCATCAGATGGATTGCAAGGATGGTTGGCATTGGCGGCAAGCTGCTCTGTTCTCAATATCCTTCAGGACTGGCATATGAAAGGGGCTTTGGGTACAAGCTTTTCCAAAAGTCTCTACTTGGTCTATTGGTTCCTGGCTGTCGGATTGGCATTACAAGGCCTAAGTCTATTGGAATTGGTACCTGTAGAGGCTCTGGTTGCCGGGCGGCATATGCTCTTCATTGGTGGTTTCTCACTGGCAACTCTGATGGTCCTGATTATTGCTGGGACCCGACATACCGGACGCAGTCTTGCTCCATACCCGCTATTCATCGCATCTATCCTGACTTTGGTCATGGCCTGCGTCGCACGATCAGTGTTACCGCTTGTCTTGCCGGATATCGATTGGATGATGCTCGCATGGATCTGTTTTGCTTTAAGCTTTGCCTTTTATCTGAGGCAAATTACGCCATGGATTTTGGCGGAGAATGTGAATGACTGA
- a CDS encoding NnrS family protein: MTDNTRKFSTDALFSLGFRPFYLAGAFYAAASLLIWVAYLFDFVELQGPFEGSLWHAHELIFGFAVAILVGFLFTAVRNWSGLPTPNGKALAALLLLWAIARIMLIFDAGPWVPIIDLLFLPLAALGIAVPLIRSGNKRNYFTFLLMLLLALANGAFYAIAYDWISVDPNTVFLIALDVFAIFITVIGGRIIPLFCNNATGSKRAQRHQNLEYAIVTGMVLLLLSDLAWGLTDDWAMPRAGFLLALGLLHCTKVALWRPQITLANPMLWILPLAYSWLPIALLLRAASLAGAPIDQILALHALTVGSMGGMMLAMMTRSALGHTGRQIIASKVETFIFIFVTLGAMVRVFGPIVMPQLYLLEIAISAIFWSLAFGLFFVSYWKILTRPRA; encoded by the coding sequence ATGACTGACAACACCCGAAAATTCTCAACTGATGCGCTCTTTTCCTTAGGCTTTAGACCGTTTTATCTGGCAGGTGCATTCTACGCAGCGGCAAGTCTTCTCATTTGGGTGGCCTATCTATTCGATTTTGTGGAACTTCAGGGCCCGTTTGAAGGATCGCTATGGCATGCCCATGAGCTGATTTTTGGTTTTGCCGTTGCCATTCTGGTCGGTTTCCTCTTCACTGCCGTTCGCAACTGGAGTGGCCTGCCAACGCCCAATGGCAAAGCTCTGGCGGCCTTGCTTTTGCTCTGGGCAATAGCACGGATCATGCTGATTTTTGATGCCGGCCCTTGGGTGCCAATTATCGATCTTCTTTTCCTGCCATTGGCGGCATTGGGTATCGCAGTGCCTTTGATTAGAAGTGGTAACAAACGAAACTATTTCACATTTCTGCTGATGCTTTTATTGGCACTGGCCAACGGTGCCTTTTATGCCATCGCCTATGACTGGATTTCAGTAGACCCGAATACGGTCTTTTTGATTGCACTGGATGTGTTTGCCATCTTCATTACGGTGATTGGCGGGCGGATTATCCCGCTCTTTTGCAATAATGCTACAGGAAGCAAACGAGCACAGCGTCACCAAAATCTGGAATATGCCATTGTCACGGGCATGGTTCTGTTGCTGCTCAGTGATCTTGCCTGGGGGCTTACAGATGATTGGGCTATGCCAAGAGCAGGGTTTCTGCTTGCACTAGGATTGCTTCATTGCACCAAAGTTGCTCTTTGGAGACCTCAAATCACCTTGGCAAATCCTATGCTATGGATTTTGCCTCTTGCCTATAGCTGGTTGCCCATTGCATTGCTGTTGCGTGCGGCCTCATTAGCAGGGGCACCGATAGATCAAATTCTTGCGTTGCATGCCTTAACGGTTGGCTCCATGGGTGGCATGATGTTGGCTATGATGACACGGTCTGCATTAGGGCATACTGGACGGCAAATTATCGCCAGCAAAGTAGAGACCTTCATCTTCATTTTCGTCACATTGGGGGCGATGGTTCGAGTTTTCGGCCCCATCGTCATGCCTCAGCTCTACTTGCTTGAAATAGCAATCTCCGCCATTTTCTGGAGCCTTGCCTTTGGCCTCTTCTTTGTCAGTTATTGGAAAATTCTGACTCGCCCACGCGCGTGA
- a CDS encoding TonB-dependent receptor domain-containing protein — translation MMLIIGISIFGVIGHSDNATAADFIETQSMMRHAAGGPPAVPSPLELLLAKPAMQFRHDDQLPMTTGVEGDVAKANRMVKVMGGYNGDGSVKTGAAQARLMAPGIVVLAGMRYDQADDYDDADGNEVKFGYKRDTEQLVIQWMPNAGGKLKLVGIRDVIQDDIQPHHAMDVPTTTRYVGKASFEQALEGDVLKGFGLNFASKNVEREPDNYTNRDDGNPGNNMRALTKRHILEGDANAKLNLGGWATTAAVSGGWDNHDARRYQDSQGGIINAIKLPDITRTMFGLSLDSKRNFENGFKLQAGVRYDYIHADPEAVNETGQVVNPPPAAPAFNMSPAALYGQYYGASGDFKRDDHNISARLRVSKAAMDNRFSVFADLSRKVRSPDNIEAYHAVTNPTASARWIGNPNLDPEAHHKAELGFIWTGANYKGYGQLSPNAEGPFDADNMKVSLSGYVDAVDNFIAFDRAHGQTGILQNDNALIYRNIDALFAGVNFEARWNLTNNWSTAVKAAYLWGNNESDNRALYQIAPLEANFLIDYRDMLGSVGTWNIGAKLRVVADQSRVDTNVTTGLGMDQSEGKGFATIDAYGGIQIGNRWSVTAGVNNLLNADYQEHITGTHVAAATKTKINAPGRNFFLRSQLNF, via the coding sequence ATGATGCTAATAATTGGCATTAGCATCTTTGGTGTCATTGGCCATTCCGATAATGCAACAGCAGCAGATTTCATTGAAACACAGAGTATGATGCGTCATGCGGCGGGTGGGCCGCCAGCTGTTCCTTCTCCTCTTGAGCTTCTGCTTGCAAAGCCAGCGATGCAGTTCCGACATGATGATCAACTGCCGATGACAACGGGCGTGGAAGGGGACGTCGCCAAAGCCAACCGCATGGTCAAGGTCATGGGCGGCTATAACGGTGATGGCAGCGTCAAAACCGGTGCTGCTCAGGCACGTTTGATGGCACCCGGTATCGTGGTTCTGGCTGGCATGCGTTACGATCAGGCAGATGATTACGACGATGCCGATGGCAACGAAGTCAAGTTCGGTTACAAGCGCGATACCGAGCAACTCGTTATTCAATGGATGCCAAATGCAGGTGGTAAACTGAAGCTGGTCGGCATTCGTGATGTCATCCAGGATGATATTCAGCCGCATCACGCGATGGATGTGCCAACCACCACCCGCTATGTCGGGAAGGCCAGTTTTGAACAGGCACTGGAAGGCGATGTACTCAAAGGCTTCGGACTGAATTTCGCATCAAAGAATGTCGAACGTGAGCCTGATAATTACACCAACCGCGATGACGGCAATCCCGGCAACAATATGCGAGCGCTTACCAAGCGACATATTCTGGAAGGTGACGCAAACGCAAAGCTGAATCTGGGGGGGTGGGCAACGACTGCCGCAGTGAGTGGTGGATGGGACAATCATGACGCCCGTCGGTATCAGGATTCTCAAGGCGGCATTATCAACGCAATCAAACTGCCAGACATCACCCGCACGATGTTTGGTTTGTCATTGGATAGCAAACGCAACTTCGAGAATGGCTTCAAATTGCAGGCCGGTGTTCGCTATGATTATATCCACGCAGACCCTGAGGCCGTGAATGAGACCGGTCAAGTTGTGAACCCTCCACCGGCGGCTCCGGCATTTAACATGTCACCTGCCGCACTCTATGGCCAATATTACGGCGCTAGCGGGGATTTTAAACGCGATGACCACAATATCTCAGCCCGTTTGCGAGTCAGCAAAGCTGCGATGGATAACAGATTCTCAGTCTTTGCAGATCTGAGCCGTAAAGTTCGCTCTCCGGATAACATTGAAGCCTACCATGCGGTCACGAACCCGACTGCGTCAGCTCGCTGGATTGGCAACCCTAATCTGGACCCGGAAGCGCATCATAAAGCCGAACTCGGTTTCATATGGACTGGTGCCAATTACAAAGGCTATGGCCAACTGAGCCCCAATGCTGAGGGTCCATTTGATGCGGACAATATGAAAGTCAGCCTCTCCGGGTATGTGGATGCGGTCGATAACTTTATTGCGTTTGATCGCGCGCATGGTCAAACCGGCATTCTGCAGAATGACAACGCACTTATCTATCGTAACATCGATGCGCTCTTCGCCGGCGTGAACTTCGAGGCTCGTTGGAATCTGACCAATAATTGGTCCACCGCAGTCAAAGCCGCCTATCTGTGGGGCAACAATGAAAGCGATAACCGAGCGCTCTATCAGATTGCACCTTTGGAAGCCAATTTCCTGATTGATTATCGTGACATGCTTGGTTCCGTCGGTACTTGGAATATCGGCGCAAAGCTGCGTGTGGTTGCAGATCAAAGCCGTGTTGATACCAACGTCACAACTGGCCTTGGAATGGATCAAAGCGAAGGCAAGGGCTTTGCCACAATTGACGCTTATGGCGGCATCCAGATTGGCAATCGCTGGTCGGTTACAGCAGGTGTGAACAATCTGCTCAACGCTGATTATCAGGAGCATATTACCGGTACGCACGTAGCTGCTGCCACCAAAACCAAGATCAATGCACCGGGCCGGAACTTCTTCCTGCGCTCGCAACTCAATTTTTAG